In Bos indicus x Bos taurus breed Angus x Brahman F1 hybrid chromosome 21, Bos_hybrid_MaternalHap_v2.0, whole genome shotgun sequence, one DNA window encodes the following:
- the MAP1A gene encoding microtubule-associated protein 1A isoform X3, protein MDGVAEFSEYVSETVDVPSPFDLLEPPTSGGFLKLSKPCCYIFPGGRGDSALFAVNGFNILVDGGSDRKSCFWKLVRHLDRIDSVLLTHIGADNLPGINGLLQRKVAELEEEQSQGSSSYSDWVKNLISPELGVVFFNVPDKLRLPDASRKAKRSIEEACLTLQHLNRLGIQAEPLYRVVSNTIEPLTLFHKMGVGRLDMYVLNPVKDSKEMQFLMQKWAGNSKAKTGIVLANGKEAEISVPYLTSITALVVWLPANPTEKIVRVLFPGNAPQNKILEGLEKLRHLDFLRYPVATQKDLATGAVPASLKPSKIKQRADSKESLKATTKTPVGKLAKREEVAEEGAKEARSELAKELAKTEKKAKESSEKPPEKPAKPERVKTESSEALKAEKRKLIKDKVGKKHLKEKISKLEEKKDKEKKEIKKERKELKKDEGRKEEKKDAKKEEKKKDTKPEVKKISKPDLKPFTPEVRKTLYKAKAPGRVKMDKSRATRGEKELSSEPRTPPAQKGAAPLPARELALSSPEDLTQDFEELKREERELLTEQRDEKPLPLDTAEEGLPSTAAQVAPPSVPGLEAEVPVVKEKEVVPDVPEERGIKDRGPDSGAETEEEKDTWEEKKPKEAEGLPDRTEAREESEPEVKEDVIEKAELEEMEELPPSDEEEEEETKAEGFYQKHLQEALKVTPGGKEALGGRELGLQGKAPEKETSSFLSSLATPAGATEHVSYIQDETIPGYSETEQTISDEEIHDEPEERAAPPRFPTGTYDLPGPEGPGPFEASQPADSAVPATASKAYGAPETELTYPPNMVAAPLAEEEHVSSATSITECDKLSSFATSVAEDQSVASLTAPQTEETGKSSLLLDTVTSIPSSRTEATQGLDYVPSAGTISPTSSLEEDKGFKSPPYEDFSVTGESEKRGEMVGRGLSGERALEGEEEEETANVQMSEKLHGQYGPPMFAAPGHALHPGEPALGEAEERCLSPDDSTVKMASPPPSGPPSATHTPFHQSPVEEKSEPQDFQEADSWGDTKSIPGVGKEVAAEETAKPGPDKGALEEEGKASPPRSPQAQEVSISIAGGQAGRTIQLLPEQDKAIVLETVEAEEPAGPVPETEALPGDLRTSLQELGEPQKEEVLQIPDRGLSPEEAESLSVLSVVSPDAAKKQDATPRSPCGLTEQRLHTDLWPQGSPEDIRSLSLSEESPSKETSLDISSKQLSPESLGTLQFGELSLGKEEKGPLIQAEDTALHLAPVSIPEARAATASPPTDGTSGYSARADITDDSPDGKLPASSFSPTALLGEGRHSPGVITSLGEHILTPDSSLTKSPESLPSPAVEDIVMEWEGKVPKLKDRPPEQKEKGPEPTDEVLQQQGKTLEQRDTVMEQRDTAICRKDEVLEEKDKAGEPQDQAVEQKGSDSEHRETAPDQKDQAPERKDEDLEPKDRGLEHRDTAPDQKDQAPEGKDEDLEPKDRGLEHRDTAPEQKDQAPEGKDEDLEPQDRGLEHRDTALEQKDQASEGKDEDLEPKDRGLEHRDTALEQKDQASEGKDEDLEPKDRGLEAKDKALEQEDKVPEGKDKILAQKIRDLEHKDTVPKDTVPELKGKALEQKDEASEQDKAPEEKDKAQKDQAPEQKDQALAQKYWALEQKAEALEQTIKATEQKDKFLEEKDKTQEQESPVQEDKTMAPKEKILEEKSPEKVKAVEQKEEAVLEKSKALGLEESPVQEDKAWEKYQKEQDVVQEWRETSPSSREPAGEQKEPARTWEDTSPEQEDTYWRGREDVVLEQDTYWQELSCERKVWFPHELGGPGARPRYTEERESTFLDEGPDDEQEVPPLEHTPQSPWASDFKGFQEPAPQKGLEVERWLAESPVGLPPEEEDKLTRSPFEIISPPASPPEMARQRVLPAPGQESPIPDPKLLPPMRDEPTTRSWLADIPPWVPKDRPLPPAPLSPAPAPPTPAPEPHTPAPFSWGTAEDEGVVAAVQEGAAELEGGPYSPLGKDYRKAEEEREGEVGVPDHSPRSSQVPKAGDSHASEEPEQTEPEQREPTPYPDERSFQYADIYEQMMLTGLGPACPTREPPLGAAGDWPPHISTKEEAAGRDTPAEKELSSPVSPHRLQFDTPAFSYAALAGPTVPPRQEPEPGLGMDPSLIPPAVPPRAPIPQSQGPSPPLNGHILSCSPDRRTPSPKEPGRGPWDDSPSDSELEKGAREQPEKEAQSPSPPYPTPAGPSALWPESETRTSPSSDSHLGPARPSLDFPASAFGFSSLQPAPPQLPSPAEPRSAPCGSLAFSGDRALALAPGPPARARHDEYLEVTKAPSLDSSLPQLPSPGSPGTPLLSSLPRPASPVLSEGSSSEATTPVMSSVAERFPPGLGAAEPGSIELVPGMEAAAHGLWDLAPLSPAPPASLDLAPAPAPSLPGDMDDGTLPCRLECSGVAAKKPSPSQGPSGAGATNGPTETSPKPPGPTPADAEACPAWERGAWPEGAERSPRPDTLLSSEQPPCPGAAPGDQPRSSSPETEAGPQGCAAEPRPHRGELSPSFLNPPLPRSTDDSDPPTEEARLVGRGGRRRAGAPGATGGPCPVADETPPTSASDSGSSQSDSDVPPETEECPSITAEAALDSDEDGDFLPVDKAGGVSGTHHPRPGHDPPPLPQPDPRPAPPRPDVCMADPEGLSSESGRVERLREKEKAQGRVGRRAPGRAKPASPARRLDLRGKRSPTPGKGTADRASRVPPRPRSTPSQVTPAEEKDGHSPMSKGLVNGLKAGPTALGSKGSSGAPVYVDLAYIPNHCSGKTADLDFFRRVRASYYVVSGNDPANGEPSRAVLDALLEGKAQWGENLQVTLIPTHDTEVTREWYQQTHEQQQQLNVLVLASSSTVVMQDESFPACKIEF, encoded by the exons TCGTGCTGGCTAATGGGAAGGAGGCTGAGATCTCGGTGCCCTACCTGACCTCTATCACCGCTCTGGTGGTCTGGTTGCCAGCCAACCCCACTGAGAAGATCGTGCGCGTCCTTTTCCCAGGGAATGCCCCCCAGAACAAGATCTTGGAGGGCCTGGAAAAGCTTCGACACCTGGACTTCCTGCGCTACCCCGTGGCCACACAGAAGGACCTGGCCACTGGGGCTGTGCCTGCCAGCCTCAAACCCAGCAAAATCAAACAGCGAGCTGACAGCAAAGAGAGCCTCAAGGCCACAACCAAGACACCCGTGGGCAAGCTGGCCAAACGGGAGGAGGTGGCCGAAGAGGGAGCCAAGGAAGCTCGCTCAGAACTGGCCAAAGAGTTAGCCAAGACCGAAAAGAAGGCAAAAGAGTCGTCTGAGAAGCCCCCAGAGAAGCCCGCCAAGCCCGAGAGGGTGAAGACAGAGTCAAGCGAGGCACTGAAGGCAGAGAAGCGAAAGCTGATCAAAGACAAAGTGGGGAAGAAGCACCTGAAAGAAAAGATATCAAagctggaagagaaaaaagacaaagagaaaaaggagatcaagaaggagaggaaggagctcaagaaggatgaaggaaggaaggaggaaaagaaggatgccaagaaggaggagaagaagaaagacacCAAACCTGAGGTCAAAAAGATTTCCAAGCCAGACCTGAAGCCCTTTACCCCTGAGGTGCGGAAGACCCTCTACAAAGCCAAGGCCCCCGGCAGAGTCAAGATGGACAAGAGCCGGGCTACCCGTGGGGAGAAGGAGCTGTCCTCTGAGCCCCGGACACCCCCGGCCCAGAAGGGGGCCGCACCCCTCCCAGCAAGGGAGCTGGCCTTATCTTCACCAGAAGACCTTACACAGGACTTTGAGGAGTTGAAACGTGAGGAGAGGGAGTTGCTGACTGAACAAAGGGATGAGAAACCGCTCCCCCTGGACACTGCCGAGGAGGGACTCCCAAGCACAGCGGCCCAGGTGGCACCACCCTCTGTCCCCGGGCTGGAAGCAGAAGTACCTGTGGTGAAGGAGAAAGAGGTTGTCCCAGACGTCCCTGAGGAACGAGGCATCAAGGACAGAGGCCCAGACTCTGGGGCggaaacagaggaagagaaagacactTGGGAGGAAAAGAAGCCAAAGGAAGCCGAGGGGCTCCCTGACAGAACAGAAGCCCGAGAGGAAAGTGAACCTGAGGTAAAGGAAGATGTGATAGAGAAGGCCGAGTTAGAGGAAATGGAGGAGCTGCCCCCTTCcgatgaggaggaagaagaggagacaaAGGCAGAGGGTTTTTACCAAAAGCACTTGCAAGAAGCCTTGAAGGTGACGCCAGGGGGGAAGGAGGCTCTCGGCGGCCGGGAACTGGGACTCCAAGGCAAGGCCCCAGAGAAGGAGACCTCGTCATTCCTAAGCAGCCTGGCCACCCCAGCAGGAGCCACTGAGCACGTGTCTTACATCCAGGACGAGACGATCCCTGGCTACTCTGAGACCGAGCAGACCATCTCAGATGAAGAGATCCACGACGAGCCCGAGGAGCGTGCGGCCCCACCTAGGTTTCCGACAGGAACCTATGACCTCCCTGGGCCTGAAGGTCCCGGCCCATTTGAGGCCAGCCAGCCTGCTGACAGCGCTGTTCCCGCCACCGCCAGCAAGGCCTACGGAGCACCAGAGACAGAACTCACCTACCCCCCCAACATGGTGGCCGCCCCTCTGGCGGAAGAGGAGCACGTGTCTTCGGCCACCTCGATCACTGAGTGTGACAAGCTCTCTTCTTTTGCCACGTCCGTGGCCGAGGACCAGTCCGTAGCTTCACTCACggccccacagacagaggagacgggCAAGAGCTCCCTGCTGCTTGACACGGTCACAAGCATCCCCTCATCCCGCACTGAAGCCACTCAGGGCCTGGACTACGTGCCATCGGCCGGCACCATCTCACCCACCTCCTCGTTGGAAGAAGACAAAGGCTTCAAGTCACCACCCTATGAGGACTTCTCTGTGACCGGGGagtcagagaagagaggagagatggTAGGGAGAGGCTTGTCTGGAGAGAGGGCCctggagggggaagaggaggaggagaccgCCAACGTACAGATGTCGGAGAAACTGCATGGTCAGTATGGACCCCCGATGTTTGCCGCCCCTGGGCATGCCCTCCACCCAGGGGAACCAGCCCTTGGAGAGGCAGAGGAGCGCTGCCTCAGCCCAGATGACAGCACAGTGAAGATGGCCTCTCCGCCACCGTCTGGCCCACCCAGTGCCACCCACACACCCTTTCATCAGTCCCCAGTGGAGGAAAAGTCTGAGCCCCAAGACTTTCAGGAAGCAGACTCCTGGGGAGATACTAAGAGTATCCCAGGTGTGGGCAAGGAAGTTGCTGCAGAGGAGACCGCCAAGCCAGGGCCTGACAAGggtgcactggaggaggaagggaaggcgTCTCCTCCCAGGAGCCCCCAGGCCCAGGAGGTATCCATCAGCATAGCTGGGGGACAGGCCGGCCGTACCATCCAGCTGCTGCCAGAACAGGACAAAGCCATCGTCCTCGAGACTGTGGAGGCGGAAGAGCCCGCAGGCCCGGTTCCGGAAACAGAAGCCCTACCCGGAGACTTGAGAACCTCACTCCAAGAACTTGGGGAACCTCAGAAAGAGGAGGTGCTCCAGATTCCTGACCGAGGCCTCTCCCCTGAAGAGGCAGAGTCCCTCTCTGTCCTCAGCGTGGTCTCCCCAGATGCTGCCAAAAAGCAAGACGCCACCCCGAGGTCTCCCTGTGGCCTGACGGAGCAGCGCCTCCACACAGACCTGTGGCCGCAGGGATCTCCAGAAGACATCCGGTCACTGTCTCTCTCAGAGGAGAGTCCCAGCAAGGAGACCTCGCTGGACATCTCTTCCAAGCAGCTGTCTCCAGAAAGCCTTGGCACCCTCCAGTTTGGGGAACTAAGCCTTGGTAAGGAAGAAAAAGGGCCTCTGATACAGGCTGAGGACACCGCTCTCCACCTAGCCCCTGTGTCTATTCCAGAAGCTCGGGCAGCCACAGCATCGCCTCCCACAGATGGGACCAGTGGATACTCCGCACGGGCAGACATCACAGATGACAGCCCTGATGGAAAATTACCCGCCAGTTCCTTCTCTCCCACTGCACTGCTAGGAGAGGGGAGGCACTCACCCGGAGTGATCACAAGCCTGGGTGAACACATTCTTACACCTGATAGCTCCCTCACCAAGAGCCCTGAGTCCTTACCAAGCCCTGCCGTGGAGGATATTGTCATGGAGTGGGAAGGCAAAGTTCCAAAGTTGAAGGACAGACCcccagagcagaaggagaagggacccGAGCCCACGGATGAAGTCCTTCAGCAGCAGGGCAAAACCCTGGAACAGAGGGACACTGTCATGGAGCAGAGGGACACAGCCATCTGTCGGAAAGATGAGGTTCTGGAAGAGAAGGACAAGGCTGGGGAGCCGCAGGATCAGGCTGTGGAACAAAAAGGCAGTGACTCAGAACACAGGGAAACAGCCCCGGATCAGAAGGACCAGGCCCCAGAAAGAAAAGACGAAGACTTAGAACCTAAAGACAGAGGCTTAGAACACAGGGACACAGCCCCGGATCAGAAGGACCAGGCCCCGGAAGGAAAAGACGAAGACTTAGAACCTAAAGACAGAGGCTTAGAACACAGGGACACAGCCCCGGAACAGAAGGACCAGGCCCCGGAAGGAAAAGACGAAGACTTAGAACCTCAAGACAGAGGCTTAGAACACAGGGACACAGCCCTGGAACAGAAGGACCAGGCCTCGGAAGGAAAAGACGAAGACTTAGAACCTAAAGACAGAGGCTTAGAACACAGGGACACAGCCCTGGAACAGAAGGACCAGGCCTCGGAAGGAAAAGACGAAGACTTAGAACCTAAAGACAGAGGCTTAGAAGCAAAAGACAAGGCCCTAGAACAGGAGGACAAGGTCCCAGAAGGGAAAGATAAAATCTTAGCACAAAAAATCAGAGACTTGGAACATAAAGACACTGTTCCAAAAGACACGGTCCCTGAACTGAAGGGCAAGGCCTTAGAACAGAAAGATGAAGCCTCTGAACAGGACAAGGCCCCAGAAGAGAAGGACAAGGCCCAGAAGGACCAGGCCCCAGAACAGAAGGACCAGGCCTTAGCACAAAAATACTGGGCCCTCGAACAGAAGGCTGAAGCACTTGAACAAACCATTAAGGCCACtgaacaaaaagataaatttctggaagagaaagacaaaactcAGGAGCAGGAGAGCCCTGTGCAGGAGGATAAAACCATGGCACCAAAGGAAAAGATCCTAGAGGAAAAATCTCCAGAAAAAGTCAAGGCTGTGGAACAGAAAGAAGAAGCTGTGCTGGAGAAGAGCAAAGCTCTGGGGCTGGAAGAGAGCCCAGTGCAGGAGGACAAGGCCTGGGAGAAGTACCAGAAGGAGCAGGATGTGGTCCAGGAGTGGCGAGAAACATCTCCAAGCAGCAGAGAGCCGGCTGGAGAACAGAAGGAGCCTGCCCGGACGTGGGAGGACACATCTCCTGAGCAGGAGGACACGTACTGGAGGGGCAGAGAGGATGTGGTCCTGGAGCAGGACACGTACTGGCAGGAGCTGAGCTGTGAGCGGAAGGTCTGGTTCCCTCATGAGCTGGGGGGCCCGGGGGCCCGGCCACGGTACACAGAAGAGCGGGAGAGCACCTTCCTCGATGAGGGCCCGGATGATGAGCAGGAAGTGCCCCCCTTGGAGCACACACCCCAGAGTCCCTGGGCCTCGGACTTCAAGGGCTTTCAGGAGCCCGCACCACAGAAGGGGCTGGAGGTGGAGCGCTGGCTTGCGGAGTCACCAGTTGGGCTGCCACCAGAGGAAGAGGACAAGCTGACCCGCTCCCCCTTTGAGATCATCTCTCCTCCGGCCTCCCCGCCGGAGATGGCTAGACAGAGGGTTCTGCCGGCCCCAGGGCAAGAGAGCCCCATCCCAGATCCTAAGCTCCTGCCACCCATGAGGGACGAGCCCACCACCCGCTCCTGGCTGGCTGACATCCCACCATGGGTGCCCAAGGAcagacccctgccccctgcacccctctccccagctcccGCTCCCCCGACGCCTGCCCCAGAGCCACATACTCCTGCACCCTTCTCCTGGGGCACAGCTGAGGATGAGGGTGTggtggctgcagtgcaggaggggGCAGCTGAGCTGGAAGGCGGGCCATACTCCCCGCTAGGGAAGGACTACCGCAAGGccgaagaagaaagggaaggagaagtgGGGGTTCCTGACCACAGCCCCCGGAGCTCACAGGTCCCCAAGGCCGGCGACAGCCATGCCTCTGAGGAGCCCGAGCAGACCGAGCCAGAGCAGAGAGAGCCCACTCCCTATCCAGACGAGCGGAGCTTCCAGTACGCAGACATCTACGAGCAGATGATGCTCACGGGGCTGGGCCCCGCCTGCCCCACTAGAGAGCCTCCACTTGGAGCTGCTGGGGACTGGCCCCCCCACATCTCAACCAAGGAGGAAGCTGCTGGCCGAGACACACCTGCAGAGAAGGAGCTTTCATCTCCTGTCTCACCCCATCGCCTCCAATTCGACACTCCGGCCTTTAGCTATGCAGCTCTGGCAGGACCCACTGTGCCCCCCAGGCAGGAGCCTGAGCCGGGGCTAGGCATGGACCCCAGCCTCATCCCACCTGCGGTACCCCCCCGTGCTCCTATCCCCCAGAGCCAAGGCCCAAGCCCGCCGCTGAACGGTCACATCCTGAGCTGCAGTCCAGATCGGAGAACCCCCTCCCCCAAGGAGCCAGGCCGTGGTCCCTGGGATGACAGCCCCAGTGACTCGGAGCTGGAGAAGGGGGCTCGGGAGCAACCCGAAAAAGAGGCCCAGTCCCCAAGTCCCCCGTACCCCACGCCCGCTGGCCCCTCCGCCTTGTGGCCTGAAAGCGAGACACGTACCAGCCCTTCCTCGGACTCACACCTGGGTCCTGCCCGACCCAGCCTGGACTTCCCTGCATCAGCCTTTGGTTTCTCCTCACTGCAGCCGGCGCCTCCACAGCTACCCTCTCCAGCGGAACCCCGCTCAGCACCCTGTGGGTCgcttgccttctctggggaccGGGCTTTGGCTCTGGCTCCAGGACCCCCCGCCAGAGCCCGGCATGATGAGTACCTCGAAGTGACCAAGGCCCCCAGCCTGGACTCGTCGCTGCCCCAGCTGCCATCACCCGGATCTCCCGGCACCCCTCTCCTCTCCAGTCTGCCGAGGCCCGCCTCTCCCGTGCTGTCTGAAGGCTCCTCCTCGGAGGCCACCACACCTGTGATGTCAAGCGTGGCTGAGCGCTTCCCTCCTGGTCTGGGAGCTGCAGAACCAGGGTCCATAGAGCTGGTCCCAGGAATGGAAGCCGCTGCCCATGgcctctgggacctcgctccTCTGAGCCCAGCACCTCCAGCGTCCCTAGACTTGGCCCCAGCTCCGGCTCCAAGCCTGCCCGGGGACATGGATGACGGCACCCTGCCCTGTCGCCTGGAGTGCTCAGGGGTGGCCGCCAAGAAGCCAAGCCCCTCCCAGGGCCCCTCTGGAGCTGGTGCCACCAATGGTCCAACTGAAACCAGCCCCAAGCCCCCAGGCCCTACCCCAGCCGACGCTGAGGCCTGCCCTGCCTGGGAGCGTGGGGCCTGGCCTGAGGGAGCCGAGAGGAGCCCCCGGCCTGACACGCTGCTCTCCTCTGAGCAGCCGCCATGCCCTGGAGCAGCCCCTGGAGACCAGCCTAGAAGCAGCTCCCCCGAGACGGAGGCTGGGCCCCAGGGCTGTGCCGCTGAACCCCGGCCCCACCGCGGGGAgctctccccctccttcctgaaccctcctctgcCTCGGTCCACGGATGACAGCGACCCCCCAACTGAAGAGGCTCGGCTGGTAGGGAGAGGGGGGCGGCGCCGGGCAGGAGCCCCAGGGGCCACAGGGGGCCCGTGCCCCGTGGCAGATGAGACACCCCCAACATCAGCCAGCGACTCAGGCTCCTCACAGTCAGATTCTGATGTTCCGCCAGAAACTGAGGAGTGTCCATCCATCACAGCTGAGGCAGCCCTTGACTCAGATGAAGATGGGGACTTCCTGCCTGTGGACAAAGCTGGTGGGGTCAGTGGGACTCACCATCCCAGGCCCGGCCATGACCCGCCCCCGCTCCCTCAGCCAGACCCTCGGCCAGCCCCTCCCCGTCCTGACGTGTGCATGGCTGACCCCGAGGGGCTCAGCTCAGAGTCTGGAAGGGTAGAGAGGCTAcgggagaaggagaaggcacaGGGGAGAGTTGGCCGCAGGGCCCCGGGTAGGGCCAAGCCAGCGTCTCCTGCCCGTCGTCTGGATCTTCGGGGAAAACGCTCACCCACCCCTGGTAAAGGGACTGCAGATCGAGCCTCCCGGGTCCCACCCCGACCACGCAGCACTCCAAGCCAGGTCACCCCAGCAGAGGAAAAAGATGGACACAGCCCCATGTCCAAAGGCTTAGTCAATGGACTCAAGGCAGGCCCAA CGGCCTTGGGTTCCAAGGGCAGCTCTGGTGCCCCTGTCTACGTGGATCTCGCCTACATCCCGAATCACTGCAGCGGCAAGACTGCCGACCTTGACTTCTTCCGACGAGTGCGTGCATCCTACTATGTGGTCAGTGGGAACGACCCTGCCAATGGCGAGCCGAGCAGGGCTGTGCTGGATGCCCTGCTGGAGGGCAAGGCCCAGTGGGGGGAGAATCTTCAG GTGACTCTGATCCCTACTCATGACACGGAGGTGACGCGTGAGTGGTACCAGCAGACccatgagcagcagcagcagctgaacgTTCTAGTCCTGGCCAGCAGCAGCACCGTGGTCATGCAGGACGAGTCCTTCCCTGCCTGCAAGATTGAGTTCTGA